Proteins from a genomic interval of Medicago truncatula cultivar Jemalong A17 chromosome 3, MtrunA17r5.0-ANR, whole genome shotgun sequence:
- the LOC25489513 gene encoding protein STICHEL-like 2, which translates to MMMDGRRHSVDLPISKALVALRRVRSLKDPSTNSVTNHSPLIDNLHWENSTGNGSLMFPDAFDSDDNLASSRHLGFKGGRELDATSLELSHGLLNSRPNRRSVYGNKSPSESCGSNHGGKGLDINDFKDGGLYYREIGRSSKLGRMDHAKPARKLLRKNQVKPSDVVGDIASNLSTPCPCVRNALSPQGSLALVNKDFGVLDNRENGCGKNCCLSNSPRFRESNLCFEKEDRSLILNCVDDTDLHGHRNVRDNGGESSPNLETPRMLSMKFRPLSFDDLVGQDMVVRSLLAALSSRRITSFYLFHGPRGTGKTSASKIFACALNCISNKKQRPCGLCRECVLFFSGRSKDVKEVDSVRINHTDQVKSLVKNACTPPVSSRFKVFIIDECQLLNPETWACLSNNQDNISQHAVFVMITTDLDKLPQSAVSRAQKYYFPKVQDANIACKLEKICTEEGLDFEQAALDLIAARSCGSVRDAEIMLDQLSLLGKKIKISLVYELTGIVSDDELLDLLDLALSPDTSNTVIRARELMRSRIDPLQLVSQLVNLIMDILAGNHENGGDEVRSKYSSRYTSKADLRKLSHALRIFTEAEKQLRISKNQSTWFTVALLQLSSADYPSTDADGNKLSLGGACNGDELGKNMEHFDAGSCENKSFRLVAQEDHEGTLDAIWYKATGICQSSKLKTFLRRKGKLSSLLVDQSTSSLAIVELEFGRRHHVSKAEKSWKLIASSLQCLLGCNIELRIIDVPLSTSNSPKRSSFNIFSCSRRIQQTSNEQESEIDYADYTSENPIMKNKTLSCSSSYCGSQIPPQNSYNETDPVSSLRSCEGNLLSSREIFLNTSMHEIMGASCSGVDSSKEEGHNGVHLVPSLPNSDNRSNCFPQSLWFQKKFRSSYSSNLSFQGI; encoded by the exons ATGATGATGGATGGACGGCGGCATTCTGTCGATTTACCGATTTCTAAGGCTCTTGTAGCATTGAGGAGAGTCAGGTCATTGAAGGATCCATCAACTAATTCTGTGACCAATCATTCTCCTTTGATTGACAACTTACATTGGGAAAACAGTACTGGCAATGGTTCTTTGATGTTTCCAGATGCTTTTGATTCTGATGATAACCTTGCTAGTTCAAGGCATTTAGGATTTAAAGGGGGAAGAGAGCTGGATGCTACCAGTTTGGAATTGAGTCATGGACTGTTGAATTCAAGACCGAATCGACGAAGTGTTTATGGAAATAAATCACCTAGTGAAAGCTGTGGTAGCAACCATGGTGGTAAAGGATTGGATATTAATGATTTCAAGGATGGGGGGCTGTACTATCGAGAAATTGGAAGATCGTCTAAATTAGGGAGAATGGATCACGCTAAGCCAGCTAGAAAACTTCTACGCAAGAATCAAGTTAAACCATCTGATGTGGTGGGAGATATTGCTAGCAATTTGAGCACTCCGTGCCCTTGTGTTCGCAATGCTTTATCACCCCAAGGTTCGTTGGCACTTGTAAATAAAGATTTTGGTGTTCTAGATAATAGGGAAAATGGATGTGGAAAAAACTGTTGCCTGTCAAATTCTCCTAGGTTTAGAGAATCAAATCTTTGTTTTGAGAAAGAAGACCGTTCCTTGATATTGAACTGCGTTGATGACACGGATCTTCATGGACATAGAAATGTGAGAGACAATGGCGGCGAAAGTAGTCCAAATTTGGAAACTCCTAGAATGTTATCTATGAAATTCAGACCTCTAtcatttgatgatttggtgGGACAAGATATGGTAGTTAGGTCTCTTTTGGCTGCACTCTCTAGTAGAAGGATAACATCATTTTATCTCTTCCATGGTCCACGTGGTACCGGCAAGACCTCTGCCTCAAAGATATTTGCTTGTGCACTGAATTGCATCTCTAATAAGAAGCAAAGACCATGTGGCCTGTGTAGAGAATGTGTTTTATTCTTTTCTGGAAGAAGTAAAGATGTTAAGGAAGTGGATTCTGTGAGAATCAATCACACAGACCAGGTTAAATCCCTTGTTAAGAATGCGTGTACACCTCCTGTTTCCTCTCGTTTTAAGGTTTTCATTATTGACGAGTGCCAGTTATTGAACCCCGAGACATGGGCGTGCCTTTCAAATAACCAAGATAACATTTCTCAACATGCAGTTTTTGTGATGATAACTACAGATTTGGATAAGCTTCCACAAAGTGCAGTTTCCCGGGCTCAGAAGTATTACTTTCCGAAGGTTCAAGATGCTAACATTGCTTGcaaattagaaaaaatttgtACAGAAGAAGGTCTTGATTTTGAACAGGCTGCTTTAGACCTTATTGCTGCAAGATCCTGTGGTTCTGTCAGGGATGCAGAAATTATGCTTGATCAACTCAGTTTGCTTGGTAAAAAGATCAAAATTTCCTTAGTTTATGAGCTT ACTGGGATTGTTTCAGACGATGAATTGCTTGATTTGCTTGATCTGGCTTTGTCACCTGACACATCAAATACTGTTATAAGAGCTCGCGAGCTGATGAGATCAAGGATCGATCCTTTGCAACTTGTGTCACAGTTGGTGAATCTCATAATGGACATCCTTGCTGGGAATCATGAAAATGGTGGTGATGAAGTCAGAAGTAAATATTCTAGTAGATATACTT CGAAAGCAGACCTTCGGAAACTAAGCCATGCATTGAGAATATTTACTGAAGCCGAGAAACAGTTAAGAATTTCgaaaaatcaatcaacatgGTTCACTGTAGCTCTACTACAGTTAAGCTCTGCTGATTATCCTTCCACAGATGCAGATGGTAACAAGTTGTCTCTGGGAGGTGCATGCAATGGAGATGAGCTTG GGAAGAACATGGAACATTTTGATGCAGGTAGTTGTGAAAACAAATCATTTAGACTAGTGGCGCAGGAGGATCACGAAGGAACACTGGATGCCATATGGTATAAAGCTACCGGGATATGTCAATCTAGTAAACTCAAAACTTTTCTCAGGAGGAAGGGAAAGTTGTCTTCACTTCTTGTTGATCAATCTACATCTT CTCTTGCTATTGTGGAGTTGGAGTTCGGTCGTCGCCACCATGTATCCAAGGCTGAGAAATCATGGAAATTGATAGCAAGTTCCTTGCAGTGCTTGTTGGGTTGCAACATTGAGTTGAGGATCATTGATGTTCCTCTCAGTACTTCTAATTCACCAAAGAGGTCATCTTTCAACATCTTTAGCTGTTCGCGCAGAATACAACAGACATCCAATGAACAAGAAAGTGAAATAGACTATGCTGATTACACCTCTGAAAATCCCATTATGAAGAATAAAACACTATCTTGTTCTTCCTCCTACTGTGGATCTCAGATTCCGCCACAAAATTCTTATAACGAAACGGATCCTGTATCGAGTCTGAGGAGTTGTGAAGGGAACTTGCTCAGCTCACGAGAAATATTTTTGAACACGTCTATGCATGAGATTATGGGAGCATCTTGTTCTGGAGTTGATTCTTCCAAGGAAGAGGGACACAATGGTGTACATTTAGTTCCATCACTCCCCAATTCAGATAATCGGTCTAACTGTTTTCCTCAATCTCTCTGGTTTCAAAAGAAGTTCCGTTCTTCATATTCCTCCAACTTGTCTTTTCAGGGCATCTAA